In the genome of Pleurocapsa minor HA4230-MV1, one region contains:
- the pstS gene encoding phosphate ABC transporter substrate-binding protein PstS yields the protein MTFKITRRFCLTTVSALSLILLTQSIDLTNNSPANAQDAGIEASLTGAGASFPAPLYQRWFSEYNKLNPGIEISYQSVGSGAGVEQYLQGTVDFGASDVPLTEEERATFESTFGQAPIQVPMTAGSVVFAYNLPGVDNLELPRTTYCGIANGEITQWNDPAIAQANPNATLPDTPISWIHRSDGSGTTFLFTSHLQAACPNWQGGADKTVEWPGGVGAKGNEGIAAQVAQTEGGIGYVEYAYANENGMTAAAIENKAGNIIAPSPETASLVFEGETVPEDFALTVADPANPQAYPIAGMTWLLLYPEYEEPTTAQALQGFVNWALSSGDQYSTELGYIPLPQELEARVLQTVEQSVVTKK from the coding sequence ATGACATTTAAAATTACTCGAAGATTCTGTTTAACTACAGTTTCCGCTTTATCTTTAATATTACTTACCCAAAGTATCGATCTAACTAATAATTCACCAGCCAATGCTCAGGATGCTGGAATTGAAGCTAGTTTAACTGGTGCTGGAGCATCTTTCCCTGCTCCTCTTTATCAACGTTGGTTTTCCGAATATAACAAGCTAAACCCTGGAATTGAAATTAGCTATCAGTCTGTCGGTAGTGGCGCTGGTGTCGAGCAATATCTCCAAGGTACAGTAGACTTTGGTGCTTCTGATGTACCTCTAACCGAAGAAGAGCGTGCCACTTTTGAATCAACTTTCGGTCAAGCGCCAATTCAAGTGCCGATGACTGCTGGGAGTGTGGTTTTTGCCTATAACTTGCCTGGGGTAGATAATTTAGAGTTGCCCCGCACTACTTATTGTGGCATTGCCAACGGCGAAATCACTCAATGGAACGATCCAGCGATCGCTCAAGCTAATCCCAACGCAACTTTACCCGATACACCTATTTCTTGGATTCATCGCTCTGATGGTAGTGGGACAACTTTCTTATTTACCAGTCACCTACAAGCAGCTTGTCCTAATTGGCAGGGTGGTGCAGATAAAACTGTAGAATGGCCTGGTGGTGTTGGGGCTAAGGGGAACGAAGGTATCGCGGCTCAAGTAGCTCAGACTGAAGGCGGTATAGGTTATGTAGAGTATGCCTACGCTAACGAAAATGGCATGACCGCAGCGGCGATCGAAAACAAAGCTGGTAATATAATTGCACCTTCTCCTGAAACAGCATCATTAGTCTTTGAAGGAGAAACAGTTCCTGAAGATTTTGCTTTGACAGTTGCCGATCCTGCTAATCCCCAAGCCTATCCTATTGCTGGGATGACCTGGTTGCTGCTGTATCCAGAATACGAAGAACCAACTACTGCCCAAGCACTCCAGGGATTTGTTAACTGGGCTTTAAGCAGTGGTGACCAATATTCTACAGAGCTAGGCTATATTCCTTTACCTCAAGAACTCGAAGCGCGTGTTTTACAGACAGTTGAACAATCAGTTGTGACTAAAAAATAG
- a CDS encoding response regulator: MRILVVDDDSILIEVLKRSLSSQRHVVEVAEDGQMGWEYVQTGEYELVLLDVNLPGLDGVSLCEKMRSAGYKTPILLMTAKNASQDRILGLDAGADDYLIKPLDLGELNARVRALSRRGEVATTSVLNVNGLILDPNSCEVSYQQQSIKLTAKEYSLLEIFLRNPAQVFSRSQILDKIWTFDDPPLEESVKAHIKGLRKKLKQAGVVDWIENVYGIGYRLNPKVAESEQADKNISPSSASVEQQFNLKMEQMWLKYQNKMSERLKVLQQAVSRVKQANLSPQLQQDAQQSAHKLAGVLGMFSRDVGTNIAREIETLLQNNSVLDTQQREQFIALVTDLDSLLALDETLTSKTITETNLLLISTDTQLKQKLQQLSMTQGLAWHQVDNITQAEIWLANNFAYVVVIDTEATTNRAEYLALISQLNSHTPLIPTIVLSSTSSLSDRLTATRMGASSFLAKPVTPGKIWQTTSRLIEQNQSAIASILIVDDDDVFLDTLRSILEPWGIKVSTLAEPLHFWEVLEATQPDLVILDIEMPQIDGIELCQVLRSDPDWQELPVLFLTARQDAKTIQQIFEIGGDDYISKPTVGAALIARINNRLDRSRLLHNLATQDPLTRLKNRTQSSREIESLLQQAQNLHQPFCLAVLKITELEQINFQYGHGIGDRILAQWGKIIRATCRNDEITGYWDSGDFVIGMPNLDTTQAKEHLSELLSVLRKQIFTAPESLEVAEQAQSPQPERFQIAFDCAIAEFSQDGTTLHSLYQSCIRSRENAS, encoded by the coding sequence ATGAGAATTTTAGTAGTTGACGATGACAGCATCTTAATAGAAGTACTTAAACGTTCTCTCTCTAGCCAACGTCATGTAGTCGAAGTTGCAGAAGATGGACAGATGGGTTGGGAGTATGTCCAAACTGGAGAGTATGAACTGGTTTTGCTCGATGTTAATTTGCCAGGTTTGGATGGAGTTAGCCTCTGCGAAAAAATGCGATCGGCAGGTTATAAAACCCCCATTCTGTTGATGACAGCTAAGAATGCTAGTCAGGATCGGATCTTGGGCTTGGATGCGGGGGCGGATGATTATTTAATCAAACCCTTGGACTTAGGAGAATTAAACGCCAGAGTAAGAGCATTATCCCGTAGGGGAGAAGTCGCTACTACTAGTGTTTTAAATGTTAATGGACTTATTTTGGATCCTAATAGTTGCGAGGTTAGTTATCAACAACAGTCAATTAAACTTACAGCTAAAGAATATAGTTTATTAGAAATATTTTTGCGCAACCCTGCACAGGTATTTAGTCGATCGCAAATTTTAGATAAAATCTGGACATTTGACGATCCACCATTGGAAGAAAGCGTCAAGGCACATATCAAAGGATTACGCAAAAAACTCAAACAAGCAGGGGTGGTTGATTGGATTGAGAATGTTTACGGTATTGGCTATCGTCTTAATCCAAAAGTTGCTGAATCTGAGCAAGCTGATAAGAATATTTCTCCTAGTTCTGCTTCTGTCGAGCAACAGTTTAATCTGAAGATGGAACAAATGTGGCTTAAGTATCAAAATAAGATGTCTGAGCGCCTGAAAGTACTTCAACAAGCTGTATCTAGAGTTAAACAAGCTAATTTATCCCCCCAATTGCAACAAGATGCCCAACAATCAGCCCATAAACTAGCGGGAGTTTTAGGCATGTTCTCTAGAGATGTAGGCACAAATATTGCCCGTGAGATCGAAACTTTGCTGCAAAATAATTCGGTTTTAGATACTCAACAACGAGAACAATTTATTGCTTTAGTAACAGATTTAGATAGTTTATTAGCACTGGATGAAACCTTAACTAGCAAAACTATTACCGAGACAAATTTATTGTTAATTTCTACTGATACTCAGTTAAAGCAAAAATTACAGCAGCTAAGTATGACTCAAGGGTTAGCTTGGCATCAAGTAGATAATATTACCCAAGCCGAGATTTGGTTAGCCAATAATTTTGCTTATGTAGTAGTAATAGATACTGAAGCAACTACTAATCGAGCAGAATATTTAGCTTTAATCAGTCAATTAAATTCTCATACTCCTTTAATACCAACAATAGTTTTATCTTCTACTAGTAGTTTAAGCGATCGCCTTACGGCTACTCGTATGGGTGCAAGTAGCTTTTTAGCCAAACCCGTTACTCCAGGAAAAATTTGGCAAACTACTTCTAGGTTAATCGAACAGAATCAATCAGCGATCGCATCTATCTTAATCGTCGATGATGATGATGTCTTCCTAGACACCTTGCGCTCCATCCTGGAACCTTGGGGAATTAAAGTCAGCACTTTAGCAGAACCTTTACACTTTTGGGAGGTATTAGAAGCAACCCAACCCGATCTAGTAATTCTCGATATAGAAATGCCTCAAATCGATGGGATTGAACTGTGTCAAGTACTTCGTAGCGATCCAGACTGGCAAGAACTACCTGTATTATTTCTCACTGCACGACAGGATGCCAAAACTATTCAACAAATATTTGAGATCGGGGGGGATGACTATATTTCTAAACCCACAGTTGGCGCAGCATTAATCGCCAGGATTAATAACCGATTAGATCGCAGCCGTTTGTTACATAATCTTGCTACCCAAGATCCCCTAACAAGATTAAAAAATCGTACTCAAAGCAGTCGAGAAATCGAAAGTTTGTTACAGCAAGCTCAAAATCTTCATCAACCATTTTGTTTAGCAGTACTTAAAATAACTGAACTAGAGCAAATCAACTTCCAATATGGTCATGGAATAGGCGATCGCATTTTGGCGCAATGGGGTAAAATCATTCGAGCCACTTGTCGTAATGATGAAATTACAGGCTATTGGGACAGTGGAGATTTTGTGATTGGGATGCCTAATTTAGACACAACCCAGGCTAAAGAACATTTAAGCGAACTGCTCAGTGTTTTAAGAAAACAAATATTTACTGCACCAGAAAGCCTAGAGGTTGCCGAACAAGCCCAAAGTCCTCAGCCAGAACGTTTTCAAATTGCTTTTGACTGTGCCATAGCTGAATTTAGCCAAGATGGTACAACCTTACATTCTTTATATCAAAGCTGCATTAGATCCAGGGAAAACGCATCTTAA
- a CDS encoding iron uptake porin, which yields MKKSGALFIMGISVFLLDTPQVTAQVVESDNKFIENYKANNTNSDRDRIDRQNNSDNDLGQIVNVESLRDVAPTDWAYAALTSLVNRYGCIAGFPDRTFRGSQPLTRYEFAAGLNSCLNQIERLIASNKSVSPEDLATIQSLQQKFSTELESLSNRVDNLSERTALLEDNQFSTTTKLTGEAIFSLAGATGGNPEAGDDPQIVFNDRLRLTLNTSFSGKDLLITGIQANNFGGAIDGSGSIQNSLFPTESFLSAGSTKLSFEPQFPRFNPQDISEEKDKNSVDLYKLLYIFPSGLDKVTLFAGTAAEASDAFPTIIPFADEGQGAVSRFAALNPVLRVSGGTSQTGLASATGFIWNISDQIDWRALYASVNAAIPEKGDNNVLGAGLFSGSMLASTQLTLKPRENIDLGLNYAYSYHEIDILATGLNSSSETPLAIPNRTVNPDGTVDVGGILDTPVHIHSLGTSFNWNILPDLALTGYGSYFFVDSVSGPEASSELLSWMTGVSVKDLLQEGNTAGLIFGQPLNRVNAGGAAQLTEPDVERGIPYHLEVFYNYKVNDNLSLTPGLFVLFNPEGNKNNDTTTVGVLRTTFAF from the coding sequence ATGAAAAAGTCAGGCGCTTTATTTATCATGGGAATTTCTGTTTTTCTGCTGGATACGCCTCAAGTTACAGCACAAGTAGTTGAATCTGACAATAAGTTTATAGAGAATTATAAAGCTAATAATACTAATAGCGATCGCGATCGAATTGACCGACAAAATAACTCGGACAATGATCTAGGTCAAATAGTAAACGTAGAGAGTTTGCGGGATGTTGCCCCTACAGATTGGGCTTATGCAGCCCTCACCAGCCTAGTAAATCGCTATGGCTGTATTGCAGGTTTTCCCGATCGCACATTTAGAGGTAGCCAACCCTTGACTCGTTATGAATTTGCTGCTGGTTTAAACAGCTGTTTAAATCAAATTGAACGTTTAATCGCTAGCAATAAAAGTGTTAGCCCAGAAGATTTAGCAACCATTCAAAGTTTGCAACAGAAGTTTAGCACAGAATTAGAGTCTCTCAGCAATAGAGTAGATAATCTTAGTGAGAGAACGGCTTTACTGGAAGACAACCAATTTTCTACTACCACCAAATTAACTGGTGAAGCTATTTTCTCCTTAGCTGGTGCAACTGGGGGAAATCCAGAAGCGGGAGACGATCCTCAAATTGTTTTTAACGATCGCCTCCGTCTGACTTTGAATACCAGCTTCTCTGGTAAAGACTTATTAATTACGGGTATACAGGCTAATAATTTTGGCGGTGCCATAGATGGTTCTGGTAGCATTCAAAATAGCTTGTTTCCTACAGAATCTTTCCTAAGTGCTGGCTCGACCAAACTTAGTTTTGAACCTCAGTTTCCTCGCTTCAATCCGCAGGATATCTCCGAAGAGAAAGACAAGAATTCGGTCGATCTTTACAAACTACTTTACATTTTTCCTTCGGGTTTAGATAAAGTTACTTTGTTCGCAGGAACGGCAGCCGAAGCTTCCGATGCTTTCCCCACTATTATTCCTTTTGCCGACGAAGGACAGGGAGCCGTTTCTCGATTTGCTGCTTTAAATCCAGTGCTACGGGTATCGGGAGGAACTTCCCAAACTGGATTAGCCTCGGCAACGGGATTTATTTGGAATATCTCCGATCAAATAGACTGGCGAGCTTTATACGCTAGCGTTAACGCTGCTATTCCCGAAAAAGGAGATAACAATGTTTTAGGTGCAGGGCTATTTAGTGGCAGTATGTTAGCTTCAACTCAATTGACCCTGAAGCCGAGAGAGAATATCGATTTAGGTTTGAACTATGCTTATAGCTATCATGAAATAGACATATTAGCCACAGGACTAAATAGTTCTTCGGAAACTCCTTTAGCAATTCCTAATCGAACTGTTAATCCAGATGGAACTGTCGATGTCGGCGGTATTTTGGATACGCCCGTACATATTCATTCCCTCGGAACTTCTTTTAACTGGAATATTTTGCCTGATTTGGCTTTGACAGGATATGGATCTTACTTTTTTGTTGATTCTGTATCTGGCCCAGAGGCTTCTTCAGAATTGCTCAGTTGGATGACAGGTGTTTCTGTTAAAGATTTATTGCAGGAAGGAAATACCGCAGGACTCATTTTTGGACAACCCTTAAACCGAGTTAATGCTGGTGGTGCAGCACAACTAACAGAACCCGATGTCGAGCGAGGAATACCTTATCACTTAGAAGTTTTCTATAATTATAAAGTTAACGATAATTTAAGTCTGACCCCTGGGTTGTTTGTTTTGTTTAATCCAGAAGGTAATAAGAATAACGATACTACTACGGTAGGTGTTTTGCGAACTACTTTCGCCTTTTAA
- a CDS encoding response regulator, with the protein MSKSILIIDDEEDVKDIAQMGLELVTDWQVITASTGKEGLDLATSSQPEVILLDLMMPEWDGIETLKHLKANQSTAAIPVILMTAKTQSAIAPELAELDLAGVITKPFRPLELPEQINQILSNY; encoded by the coding sequence ATGAGCAAAAGCATTTTAATTATTGATGACGAAGAAGATGTCAAAGACATCGCCCAGATGGGATTAGAACTGGTAACAGATTGGCAGGTGATTACAGCCAGTACAGGCAAAGAAGGATTAGATTTAGCCACCAGTAGCCAACCAGAGGTAATTTTATTAGATTTAATGATGCCTGAATGGGATGGAATAGAAACCCTTAAACATCTCAAAGCCAATCAAAGTACAGCCGCTATTCCTGTGATTCTGATGACTGCTAAAACCCAATCAGCGATCGCTCCTGAACTGGCTGAATTAGATTTAGCTGGAGTAATCACCAAACCATTTCGTCCTTTAGAGTTACCAGAACAAATAAATCAGATTTTGAGTAATTATTGA
- a CDS encoding ISL3 family transposase, translating into MISWSISETDNRLTIQVKTQNIQAVCPICNSTSDRVHSNYQRSLLDVAWGNYQVCLKLSTQKFFCSNSNCERRIFTIRLPEIAAPWARRTQRLNIQLTKVALAQGGLPGSRLTQHLSVKISRQTLLRLVMKMPLPSYAVPKVLGVDDWAYRKRHTYGTILVDLSTRQPIDLLSDRTASTLAEWLKEHPGVEIISRDRAKAYKEGASRGCPEAIQVADRFHLLQNLAQMLEVVLNQHRTLLKNVEDETNNCPIVESEKVIAQPIQPPPNPIDAIKLAAVRREPRKEKYDQVWALHKKGYKGKAIARHLEIGKSTVFRYLRSPVFPERKGRSDKGRGKVTPYNKYLQSRWNSGCHDTQKLYAEIKEQGYQGSYVTLARYTRRLRQAQGLKPREKPNKALPLVFEPKKSMMTVRQAVWLILRPTTKHSEAEKLAIELLKKQHPDLNTAISLAVDFADLVRRRQPDRLDKWLKNAEGSQIKAITGFVTKLKDDLDAVRNGVTLKWSNGQVEGQVNRLKMLKRQMYGRASHELLKKRYLCPI; encoded by the coding sequence ATAATTTCTTGGTCAATCAGTGAAACAGACAATAGACTAACGATACAAGTCAAAACACAGAACATACAAGCAGTTTGTCCAATTTGTAATTCAACAAGCGATCGTGTTCATAGTAATTATCAGCGATCGCTACTAGATGTAGCTTGGGGTAATTATCAAGTCTGCTTAAAGCTTTCAACTCAGAAATTCTTCTGCTCAAACTCGAATTGTGAGCGTCGAATTTTTACGATTAGATTGCCCGAAATAGCTGCACCTTGGGCAAGAAGAACACAACGATTAAATATTCAACTGACCAAAGTAGCCCTGGCTCAAGGAGGATTACCAGGCTCGCGTTTAACTCAGCACTTGTCCGTTAAAATTAGTCGTCAAACCTTACTCAGATTAGTGATGAAGATGCCACTACCATCCTATGCTGTACCAAAAGTTCTAGGAGTCGATGATTGGGCTTATCGTAAACGCCACACCTACGGTACTATTTTGGTAGATTTGTCAACTCGCCAACCAATAGATTTACTGTCAGACCGTACAGCTTCGACTTTAGCTGAGTGGTTAAAAGAACATCCTGGAGTAGAAATTATTTCCAGAGATCGAGCGAAAGCTTATAAAGAAGGAGCATCAAGAGGATGTCCAGAAGCCATTCAGGTAGCAGACCGCTTTCATCTACTACAAAATTTAGCCCAAATGTTAGAAGTAGTGTTAAACCAACATCGAACATTACTGAAAAATGTGGAAGACGAGACTAATAATTGTCCGATTGTTGAATCTGAAAAAGTTATAGCTCAACCTATACAACCACCTCCTAATCCTATAGATGCTATTAAACTTGCCGCAGTACGGCGCGAACCAAGAAAGGAAAAATATGACCAAGTATGGGCTTTACACAAAAAAGGTTATAAGGGAAAAGCCATTGCTCGTCATTTAGAAATTGGGAAAAGCACGGTTTTTCGGTATCTACGTAGCCCAGTTTTTCCTGAGAGAAAAGGCAGAAGTGATAAAGGACGTGGCAAGGTTACTCCTTACAATAAATATCTTCAGTCACGATGGAATTCTGGTTGTCATGATACTCAAAAACTTTATGCTGAAATTAAAGAACAAGGCTATCAAGGTAGTTATGTTACTTTAGCCAGATATACTCGTCGTCTGCGTCAAGCACAGGGATTGAAACCAAGAGAAAAGCCCAACAAGGCATTGCCTCTTGTGTTTGAACCAAAGAAATCAATGATGACTGTGCGCCAGGCAGTATGGCTAATTTTACGCCCAACTACAAAACACAGTGAAGCTGAAAAATTAGCAATTGAATTATTAAAGAAGCAACACCCAGACCTAAATACAGCAATTTCTCTAGCTGTAGACTTTGCAGATTTAGTTCGTCGAAGACAACCAGATCGATTAGATAAATGGTTGAAAAATGCAGAGGGAAGTCAAATAAAAGCCATTACTGGTTTTGTCACTAAATTGAAAGATGATTTAGATGCAGTTAGGAATGGAGTGACTCTTAAATGGAGTAATGGACAAGTAGAAGGACAGGTTAACCGTCTTAAAATGCTCAAGAGACAAATGTATGGGCGTGCCAGTCATGAACTGTTGAAGAAACGATATTTATGTCCTATTTAG
- a CDS encoding type II toxin-antitoxin system Phd/YefM family antitoxin — protein MINLSRDIQSLSTFKRNTNEIIKQMKATGSPLVLTVNGKAELVVQDAEAYQKLLDKIDRLETLVGKRKELTEDTSSSNLLDLYSAAADIEFAVDDRGICDEMNE, from the coding sequence ATGATTAATCTTAGTCGAGATATTCAATCTCTTTCTACTTTTAAACGCAACACCAATGAAATTATCAAACAAATGAAAGCGACGGGTAGTCCCTTGGTATTAACAGTCAACGGAAAGGCAGAGTTAGTGGTGCAAGACGCTGAAGCTTATCAAAAATTGTTGGATAAAATTGACCGCCTAGAAACTCTTGTTGGTAAACGAAAAGAATTAACAGAAGATACATCATCTTCAAATTTACTAGATCTTTATAGTGCCGCTGCTGATATTGAATTTGCGGTTGACGATCGCGGAATTTGTGATGAGATGAATGAGTAG
- a CDS encoding response regulator yields the protein MPKERNHKPKADILAIDDTPENLALLSQMLTEKGYKVRSVTKGSTAIRGAKAVPPDLILLDVKMPEMNGYEVCQQLKADDRTRDIPIIFISALGDVFDKVKAFQVGGVDYITKPFQVEEVLARLNTHLTIHNLQIKLELQNSQLQQQIAEKNAAEDKFAKAFRACPNPIAIATYDSGQILEINQSFLHMSGYNAGELINQKIEQIYSSSALAVYQQALQKSDSQGFIHNLELEFPTKSGQVKTVLLSMELIELDGTKCTLQILNDITERKRLENEFISLVSHELRTPMTSTIGALDLLNSGQLGTLSDRGKQILQVAIRNSERLIRLVNDILDLERMKSGKIAIELTRCNLQSLLIQATETMQAMAEKAQVQLILEEPCDVVLHLDSDRILQTLTNLLSNAIKFTKPGGRVNLKASVQQDFCQIIIQDTGRGIPKDKLESIFERFQQVDASDSRSKGGTGLGLAICRHIVEGHNGKIWVESRLGEGSRFYISLPLIGNRK from the coding sequence ATGCCCAAAGAACGCAACCATAAACCCAAAGCTGATATCTTAGCGATCGATGACACTCCAGAAAACTTGGCTTTGTTGTCTCAAATGTTGACGGAAAAGGGTTATAAAGTTCGTAGCGTCACTAAGGGTTCTACTGCGATTAGAGGGGCAAAAGCTGTACCTCCAGACTTAATTTTGCTAGATGTGAAAATGCCAGAAATGAATGGCTATGAGGTATGTCAACAACTTAAAGCAGACGATCGCACTCGTGATATTCCCATTATTTTTATTAGTGCGTTAGGAGATGTATTTGATAAGGTCAAAGCGTTTCAGGTGGGTGGAGTAGACTATATTACCAAGCCGTTTCAAGTGGAGGAAGTCTTAGCCAGATTAAACACTCATTTAACTATTCACAATCTACAGATTAAGCTTGAACTGCAAAATAGCCAATTACAGCAGCAAATCGCCGAAAAAAACGCAGCAGAAGACAAGTTTGCTAAAGCCTTTCGTGCTTGTCCCAATCCGATTGCGATCGCTACTTACGACTCAGGACAAATACTAGAAATTAATCAAAGTTTTTTGCACATGAGTGGTTATAACGCAGGAGAACTAATTAACCAGAAAATTGAACAGATTTACTCCAGTTCGGCTTTAGCAGTATACCAGCAAGCATTACAAAAGTCCGATTCCCAGGGGTTTATTCACAACCTAGAATTAGAATTTCCGACAAAATCGGGTCAAGTAAAAACAGTATTACTTTCAATGGAGTTAATTGAACTAGATGGAACTAAATGCACCCTCCAAATTTTGAACGATATTACCGAACGCAAACGCCTAGAAAATGAATTTATCTCCTTAGTCAGTCATGAACTACGAACTCCCATGACTTCGACGATTGGCGCGTTAGATTTATTAAATTCTGGTCAATTAGGTACATTAAGCGATCGCGGTAAGCAAATCCTCCAGGTAGCCATACGCAATAGCGAACGTTTAATCCGCTTGGTTAACGATATCCTCGATCTAGAACGAATGAAATCAGGCAAAATTGCGATCGAATTAACACGGTGCAACCTACAATCATTACTGATTCAAGCTACAGAAACTATGCAAGCAATGGCAGAAAAAGCTCAAGTTCAGTTGATCCTAGAAGAACCTTGTGATGTCGTTCTACACCTAGATTCAGACCGCATATTGCAAACATTAACCAACTTACTCAGTAATGCAATTAAATTTACCAAACCTGGCGGTAGAGTTAACTTAAAAGCTAGCGTTCAACAAGATTTCTGTCAAATAATTATTCAAGATACAGGTAGAGGTATCCCTAAAGATAAACTAGAGTCGATATTTGAACGTTTCCAACAGGTAGATGCTTCAGATTCTCGTAGTAAAGGAGGAACAGGCTTGGGACTAGCGATCTGTCGTCATATTGTTGAAGGACATAACGGCAAGATTTGGGTCGAGAGTAGATTAGGTGAAGGGAGTAGGTTTTATATTAGTTTGCCTTTAATAGGAAATAGGAAATAG
- a CDS encoding peptidylprolyl isomerase: protein MTTALQIKDFTITAAEIIPLLDNYRLLPQFLREVIIDRAIANIEYTAAEFNHVYQEFTQQYQLDSVAKVEAWLNKMNMTKTQLETRMIRNIKLDKFKQEQWGHQLESYFLERKLAFEKAIFSLIRVKSPGMATELYHRIQEGENSFAELAKLYSLGEEANKNGLVGLVKLIDLHHVLAQMLHRSQPGQLLPPRQIEDHWVIVRLEQYFPARLDRAMRERLLNELCDRWLEKQLVTIDSSKIQAV, encoded by the coding sequence ATGACTACTGCTTTACAAATAAAAGACTTCACTATTACCGCAGCAGAAATTATTCCTTTATTAGATAATTATCGTCTGTTACCACAGTTTTTACGGGAAGTAATTATCGATCGCGCTATTGCTAATATTGAATATACCGCAGCAGAATTTAATCATGTCTATCAAGAGTTTACGCAACAATATCAGTTAGATTCAGTAGCAAAAGTAGAGGCTTGGCTCAACAAAATGAATATGACCAAAACTCAGTTAGAGACTCGAATGATTAGAAATATTAAGCTTGATAAATTTAAACAAGAGCAATGGGGACATCAGCTAGAATCTTATTTTTTAGAGCGTAAATTGGCTTTTGAAAAAGCGATTTTTTCTTTAATTAGAGTTAAATCACCAGGAATGGCAACAGAACTATATCATCGTATTCAAGAAGGGGAAAATTCTTTTGCTGAACTAGCCAAATTATATTCTCTGGGGGAAGAAGCTAATAAGAATGGTTTAGTCGGTTTGGTGAAGCTGATCGATCTCCATCATGTTTTGGCTCAAATGCTTCATCGTAGCCAACCAGGACAACTATTACCCCCCAGACAAATTGAAGATCATTGGGTAATTGTACGTCTAGAACAATATTTTCCAGCGAGACTAGATCGAGCAATGCGCGAACGGCTATTAAACGAATTATGCGATCGCTGGCTAGAAAAGCAATTAGTCACCATTGATAGTAGTAAAATTCAAGCAGTGTAG